The following are encoded together in the Drosophila sechellia strain sech25 chromosome 3R, ASM438219v1, whole genome shotgun sequence genome:
- the LOC6612930 gene encoding uncharacterized protein LOC6612930 has product MENQKDLVTQRTWRRILEHLTPVKGYKAAERNVSWYRGLSQSQMAAANALFDILRENMDKNTTSNVAKLMVKLGLHPYPPWKTLHMVIKLSRGNDLAFLWFLMEMCYKTPNHGETYSVNEQIIMTAIFRLDLFPTLRELDRWLPLPHSSQSDRDKADALRQRNQRLKKEKEDERQRELARKAKIVRPLSPYFQEPYIPGRIRNERKLLSDYPDTAATLFHMDEEPLEAYLWSRWYGTYTLNDAHRVGKSIIFEEINSIFKSFKAASLPTRDVESLCAHHQYIREMEKSLKDKLEMMKRRKCVELIEAKNRLEERKRKRVIQELEEMSACYLKRFQEMAARARLASTSKTLFGGSSVKATYFGCPDNEIRCDAFDEERCQTFGAERVKENHLCDRPKSGSGGDIRLTSGAEAKTKTKSRSRSRSRSKSRRSRKPQSKARSTKEPEVGAEAPLLPPRTAKEDFRDITIRLLKGENPILRGCPDFQLEPQHCAKCLIFDPQKGLHQKPAKKHRPSSLMQFLQNCASEGNEEEDSHHEMAANPSAHSVQEPKLFDLGLLGRNCARFNYRELFGSLQRTQLDDERMRLKEAFVRAIDDDVQYLSAALSGEEERSLDALVDRAAKRVFAQDVKAFHEELKKMNKQKAAKEYNPDSRLNFGQEFYDPENIPLMKEMLRLGLEKVAQDKRYVLPTLPDVHSVPYLIEWIRLRYGKRYSYGEKKQILNRDKLVMDQITWMMHTNLEKIPTLPVGDNFTDLAKLRGLTKKLRERYTNKFLEAIMEVERVFYSAMKPHLCNLATEETFLAYLPAHFHDLGFTVNTVS; this is encoded by the coding sequence ATGGAAAATCAAAAGGATCTGGTCACCCAGCGCACCTGGCGCCGTATCTTGGAGCACCTGACCCCGGTGAAGGGATACAAAGCGGCAGAGAGGAATGTCAGCTGGTACCGAGGACTGTCCCAATCCCAGATGGCGGCAGCAAATGCATTGTTCGATATCCTGAGGGAAAATATGGATAAGAATACCACCTCTAATGTTGCGAAGCTAATGGTGAAACTGGGACTCCATCCCTATCCGCCGTGGAAAACTCTGCATATGGTGATCAAACTGAGCCGGGGTAATGATCTGGCCTTCCTCTGGTTCCTCATGGAAATGTGCTACAAGACACCCAATCACGGCGAGACCTACAGCGTCAACGAGCAGATCATCATGACGGCTATATTCCGGTTGGACCTCTTTCCCACTCTGAGGGAACTGGACCGCTGGCTGCCCCTACCACATTCCTCGCAATCGGATAGGGATAAAGCGGACGCCCTAAGGCAGAGAAATCAGAGATTGAAGAAGGAAAAGGAGGATGAGCGCCAAAGGGAATTGGCCAGAAAGGCAAAGATCGTGAGACCTCTATCTCCTTACTTTCAGGAACCCTATATACCCGGAAGGATTCGAAACGAGCGAAAATTGCTGTCGGACTATCCAGACACTGCAGCCACTCTATTTCACATGGATGAGGAACCCCTCGAAGCTTACCTCTGGTCACGCTGGTACGGAACCTACACCTTGAACGACGCTCACCGCGTGGGAAAATCCATAATCTTCGAGGAGATTAACAGCATTTTCAAGTCCTTCAAGGCAGCCTCTTTGCCAACCCGCGACGTGGAATCCTTATGTGCCCATCATCAGTACATTCGGGAGATGGAGAAGTCCCTAAAGGACAAGCTGGAGATGATGAAGCGGAGAAAGTGCGTGGAGCTCATCGAAGCGAAAAATAGACTGGAGGAGAGAAAGCGGAAGCGGGTGATTCAGGAGCTGGAAGAAATGAGTGCCTGCTACTTGAAGCGGTTCCAGGAAATGGCGGCCAGAGCCAGATTGGCCTCCACCAGTAAGACTCTGTTTGGAGGCAGTTCCGTCAAGGCAACTTATTTTGGCTGTCCCGATAATGAGATCAGATGTGATGCTTTCGATGAAGAAAGGTGTCAGACATTTGGGGCGGAACGGGTAAAGGAAAATCATTTATGTGATAGACCCAAAAGTGGAAGTGGTGGTGATATTAGGCTAACAAGCGGGGCAGAGGCCAAAACGAAAACCAAATCTAGATCTCGATCCAGATCTAGATCAAAAAGCAGGAGATCAAGGAAGCCTCAAAGTAAAGCGCGATCCACTAAAGAGCCTGAAGTAGGGGCAGAGGCTCCTCTACTCCCTCCCAGAACGGCCAAGGAAGATTTTCGCGATATCACGATCAGATTATTGAAAGGAGAAAACCCCATTTTACGAGGGTGTCCCGACTTTCAATTGGAACCTCAACACTGCGCCAAGTGCCTAATTTTCGACCCCCAAAAGGGTTTACACCAAAAACCAGCAAAAAAACACCGGCCTAGTAGTCTAATGCAGTTCCTACAAAATTGCGCCTCTGAAGGGAATGAGGAGGAGGATTCCCACCACGAAATGGCTGCTAATCCTTCCGCCCATTCCGTTCAGGAACCAAAGCTTTTCGATCTGGGACTTTTAGGAAGGAATTGCGCGAGGTTCAACTATCGTGAGTTGTTTGGCTCGCTGCAGAGGACTCAATTGGACGACGAACGGATGCGTCTAAAGGAGGCCTTTGTAAGAGCCATCGACGATGATGTTCAGTACCTCAGTGCGGCCTTAAGTGGCGAGGAAGAGCGTTCTCTGGATGCTTTGGTCGACCGAGCAGCCAAGAGGGTGTTTGCGCAAGATGTTAAGGCCTTTCACGAGGagctaaaaaaaatgaataagcAAAAGGCTGCTAAAGAGTATAACCCCGATTCTCGTTTGAATTTCGGCCAAGAGTTTTACGATCCCGAGAATATCCCCTTGATGAAGGAGATGTTAAGGTTGGGCCTAGAGAAGGTGGCCCAGGACAAGAGATATGTATTGCCCACCCTACCCGATGTCCACTCTGTGCCCTACCTCATCGAATGGATACGATTACGTTATGGAAAACGCTATTCCTATGGGGAAAAGAAACAGATTTTGAATAGAGATAAACTGGTAATGGATCAAATAACatggatgatgcacaccaACCTCGAGAAGATTCCTACCCTGCCGGTTGGAGACAACTTTACTGACTTGGCCAAGCTGAGGGGGTTGACCAAGAAGCTCAGGGAACGCTATACCAATAAGTTCCTTGAAGCCATCATGGAAGTGGAGAGGGTCTTTTATTCGGCCATGAAACCCCATCTCTGCAATTTAGCAACTGAAGAGACCTTTTTGGCCTACTTGCCCGCCCATTTCCACGACCTGGGCTTCACTGTTAATACCGTAAGCTGA